In a single window of the Coleofasciculaceae cyanobacterium genome:
- the rpsN gene encoding 30S ribosomal protein S14, whose product MAKKAMVEREKKRAHLIEKYADKRAELKESLRTATSAAQKLEISRQIQRLPRDSSSTRQRNRCMLTGRPRGYYRDFGLSRNVLREWAHEGLLPGVVKSSW is encoded by the coding sequence ATGGCAAAGAAAGCGATGGTAGAGCGTGAAAAGAAACGCGCTCACTTAATTGAAAAATACGCTGATAAAAGAGCAGAATTAAAAGAAAGCCTGCGTACAGCTACTTCTGCGGCGCAAAAGCTGGAAATTAGCCGTCAAATCCAAAGATTACCTAGAGATAGCTCTTCTACTCGCCAGCGCAATCGTTGTATGTTAACAGGTAGACCCAGAGGTTATTACCGCGATTTTGGTTTATCTCGTAACGTTCTTAGAGAATGGGCGCATGAAGGATTGCTTCCTGGTGTAGTTAAATCTAGTTGGTAG
- the bioD gene encoding dethiobiotin synthase, with protein MTALLIAGTDTDVGKTFITIALTTYWQKYRLNQNSNVQDILSIFKLIQTGTGDVELYHSLFDDAKGIEIIAPLRFDAPVAPPVAAAKEGKIIELGSLWQKYSAAIQKSDLIILESLGGLGSPVTNELIVGNIAADWRLPTVLVVPVKLGAIANAVANVALARSLNIDLRGIILNCSQPEAEGRIEDLTPSDLIESLTQVTIIGTLPYIKDLANRDNLARTVANWDLELVFPKPKVHSRNTKLGI; from the coding sequence ATGACAGCATTATTGATAGCAGGTACTGATACAGATGTCGGTAAAACTTTCATTACGATCGCTTTAACTACATATTGGCAAAAATATCGTTTAAATCAAAATAGTAACGTTCAAGATATTTTAAGCATATTTAAGCTAATTCAGACTGGCACTGGAGATGTTGAGTTGTATCACAGTCTATTTGACGATGCTAAAGGGATAGAAATAATTGCTCCGTTACGTTTTGATGCTCCTGTCGCTCCACCCGTCGCTGCTGCCAAGGAAGGAAAAATCATCGAATTAGGTTCCCTCTGGCAAAAATATAGTGCTGCTATACAAAAATCAGACTTAATAATTTTAGAATCTTTAGGTGGTTTAGGCTCTCCCGTAACAAATGAATTAATTGTAGGGAATATTGCAGCAGACTGGCGTTTACCTACGGTATTGGTTGTTCCTGTTAAGCTAGGTGCGATCGCCAATGCTGTGGCTAACGTTGCTCTGGCGCGTAGCCTTAATATTGATTTACGGGGAATTATTCTTAACTGTTCTCAACCCGAAGCGGAGGGGAGAATAGAAGATTTAACTCCGAGCGATCTGATTGAGTCTTTGACACAAGTAACAATTATTGGCACTTTGCCTTACATTAAAGACTTGGCAAATAGGGATAATCTGGCTCGAACGGTTGCTAACTGGGATCTAGAGTTGGTTTTTCCCAAGCCAAAAGTTCATTCTAGAAATACGAAGCTCGGGATTTGA